The following proteins are encoded in a genomic region of Oryza brachyantha chromosome 11, ObraRS2, whole genome shotgun sequence:
- the LOC102718592 gene encoding protein CASPARIAN STRIP INTEGRITY FACTOR 1-like yields the protein MSSRIADRASVFAVLLIVASALSVLATGGRELAAQEKIEKGHPTGAYGDHGATSSARNLMVKTNDYGRYDPSPAFSKPRFKLIPN from the exons ATGAGCTCCAGGATAGCTGATAGAGCTTCAGTTTTTGCTGTACTGCTCATCGTAGCGTCAGCGCTTTCAGTTTTGGCTACAG GAGGAAGGGAGCTGGCGGCGCAAGAAAAGATTGAAAAG GGGCACCCTACTGGTGCATACGGAGATCATGGAGCGACATCGTCAGCAAGGAACCTTATGGTTAAGACGAACGACTATGGGCGCTACGACCCAAGTCCAGCCTTCTCCAAGCCTCGGTTCAAGCTTATTCCCAACTGA